One genomic region from Conexibacter woesei DSM 14684 encodes:
- a CDS encoding protein kinase domain-containing protein, with translation MSTLLGTLLNDRYRLEARIGTGGMSTVYRALDTTLERPVAIKLMNREIASDSDQLERFRREARAVAQLSHPHIVGVIDAGEDAGRPYIVFEYVEGETLKERIRRLGQLPIGEAVAYAIEIARALGAAHARHIVHRDVKPQNVLIDEEGSAKVTDFGIARTLDEDGLTQDGRVLGTTDYVSPEQALGHPVGGQSDLYSLGIVLWEMLTGSVPFRGENQVAVAMKHVREEIPDVRELRPEVSASLASVIDRATAKDLLERYRSDEELIADLEDVLALETARAGSATGEATTVIRTLPRSAQRRLPLSVRRPAWLAVLALLVVAALVAAIVFALENGERGTGRSAGRARDGPVQLQQISLAQTAASDYDPTSSGGDGEEHSEETTFAVDNNPSTFWSTERYENAVLPKDGVGLAVDVSPGAVLRKMRVRTNTPGFSADVYVTDAADVPESLDDPAWRRVATSSDVQRRQDIDLDTAGQRSRHVLLWITRLPSGGKVEISEIALFR, from the coding sequence ATGAGCACCCTGCTCGGAACCCTCCTCAACGACCGCTATCGACTCGAGGCCCGGATCGGGACCGGCGGGATGTCGACGGTCTACCGCGCGCTCGACACGACGCTGGAGCGGCCGGTCGCGATCAAGCTGATGAACCGCGAGATCGCGTCGGACTCCGACCAGCTCGAGCGCTTCCGGCGCGAGGCGCGCGCGGTCGCGCAGCTCTCCCACCCCCACATCGTCGGCGTGATCGACGCGGGCGAGGACGCCGGCCGCCCGTACATCGTCTTCGAGTACGTCGAGGGCGAGACGCTGAAGGAGCGGATCCGCCGGCTCGGCCAACTCCCGATCGGCGAGGCGGTCGCGTACGCGATCGAGATCGCGCGGGCGCTCGGCGCCGCGCACGCCCGGCACATCGTCCACCGCGACGTGAAGCCCCAGAACGTGCTGATCGACGAGGAGGGCAGCGCGAAGGTCACCGACTTCGGGATCGCGCGCACGCTCGACGAGGACGGGCTGACGCAGGACGGCCGCGTGCTCGGCACGACCGACTACGTCTCTCCCGAGCAAGCGCTCGGCCACCCCGTCGGCGGCCAGTCCGACCTCTACTCGCTCGGCATCGTGCTGTGGGAGATGCTGACGGGCAGCGTCCCGTTCAGAGGCGAGAACCAGGTCGCCGTCGCGATGAAGCACGTGCGCGAGGAGATCCCCGACGTACGCGAGCTGCGGCCGGAGGTGTCGGCGTCGCTGGCGTCGGTGATCGACCGCGCGACCGCGAAGGACCTGCTGGAGCGCTACCGCAGCGACGAGGAGCTGATCGCCGACCTCGAGGACGTGCTCGCGCTCGAGACGGCGCGCGCCGGCAGCGCGACCGGCGAGGCGACGACCGTGATCCGCACGCTGCCGCGCAGCGCCCAGCGCAGGCTGCCGCTGAGCGTCCGCCGGCCGGCCTGGCTCGCCGTCCTCGCGCTGCTCGTCGTCGCGGCGCTCGTCGCCGCGATCGTGTTCGCGCTCGAGAACGGCGAGAGAGGGACCGGCAGATCCGCCGGCAGAGCGAGAGACGGTCCCGTCCAGCTGCAGCAGATCAGCCTGGCGCAGACGGCCGCCTCCGACTACGACCCGACCAGCAGCGGCGGCGACGGCGAGGAGCACTCCGAGGAGACGACCTTCGCCGTCGACAACAACCCGTCGACGTTCTGGAGCACCGAGAGATACGAGAACGCCGTCCTGCCGAAGGACGGCGTCGGCCTCGCGGTCGACGTCTCTCCCGGCGCGGTGCTGCGCAAGATGCGCGTCCGCACGAACACCCCCGGCTTCTCCGCCGACGTCTACGTGACCGACGCCGCCGACGTGCCCGAGAGCCTCGACGATCCCGCGTGGCGCAGAGTCGCGACCAGCTCCGACGTCCAGCGCAGACAGGACATCGACCTCGACACGGCCGGGCAGCGCAGCCGCCACGTGCTGCTGTGGATCACGAGACTGCCCTCCGGCGGCAAGGTCGAGATCAGCGAGATCGCGCTGTTCAGGTAG
- the flgK gene encoding flagellar hook-associated protein FlgK — translation MPISSFMGLQTSLRGLIAHQQALNTTGHNVANANTPGFSRQEAIFGAMSALRLPTNSGTTGLGAQLGTGVDVLGIRRIRDSFLDLQFRGTNMQLGDASARTQSLEQVELSFGEPSSSGINALLGRFWDAWSALASAPEEGSAARTAVIEMANTLAGAFQTVHAQLTRVAAQAQGKYDEITGPAGDVDIWAQELAQLNRTIAHAVTVGQVPNDLMDRRDLLIDRLSELSQVSVTDVGDGSVRVEFGGVTLVDPAAAGGYTWPQTLTSRDGKLGALRDLASPTGPALSFRDRLDTVAADLVARVNALHRAPGGVDFFAPAGTTADRISVVATAATVVAGSTADRGRNDVANAIAQLRNGSINRTYSALVSEVGSVVRRASSAEAIQQSLVDNIDDRRQSVQGVSPDEEMTNMIRFQRGYQASARTMSTLDEMLDTLINRTGRVGL, via the coding sequence ATGCCGATCTCCTCCTTCATGGGCCTGCAGACCTCGCTGCGCGGCCTGATCGCCCACCAGCAGGCCCTCAACACGACGGGCCACAACGTCGCCAACGCGAACACGCCCGGGTTCTCCCGCCAAGAGGCGATCTTCGGCGCGATGAGCGCGCTCCGCCTCCCGACCAACTCCGGCACCACCGGACTTGGCGCCCAGCTCGGCACCGGCGTCGACGTGCTCGGGATCCGCCGCATCCGCGACAGCTTCCTCGACCTCCAGTTCCGCGGCACGAACATGCAGCTCGGCGACGCCTCCGCGCGGACGCAGTCGCTCGAGCAGGTGGAGCTGTCGTTCGGCGAGCCCAGCTCCAGCGGCATCAACGCGCTGCTCGGCAGATTCTGGGACGCCTGGAGCGCGCTCGCCAGCGCGCCCGAGGAGGGCTCCGCGGCGCGCACGGCCGTGATCGAGATGGCGAACACCCTCGCGGGCGCCTTCCAGACCGTCCACGCGCAGCTGACGAGAGTCGCGGCGCAGGCGCAGGGCAAGTACGACGAGATCACCGGCCCGGCCGGCGACGTCGACATCTGGGCGCAGGAGCTCGCGCAGCTGAACAGAACGATCGCGCACGCGGTCACGGTCGGCCAGGTGCCGAACGACCTGATGGACCGCCGCGACCTCCTGATCGACAGACTCTCCGAGCTGTCGCAGGTGTCGGTCACCGACGTCGGCGACGGCTCGGTCAGAGTCGAGTTCGGCGGCGTCACGCTCGTCGACCCGGCTGCCGCCGGCGGCTACACGTGGCCGCAGACGCTGACCTCCAGAGACGGCAAGCTCGGCGCGCTGAGAGACCTCGCCTCGCCGACCGGCCCCGCGCTGAGCTTCCGCGACAGACTCGACACCGTCGCCGCCGACCTCGTCGCGAGAGTCAACGCGCTCCACAGAGCGCCCGGCGGCGTCGACTTCTTCGCCCCCGCCGGCACGACCGCAGACAGAATCAGCGTCGTCGCGACGGCCGCGACCGTCGTCGCCGGCAGCACCGCCGACAGAGGCAGAAACGACGTCGCGAACGCGATCGCGCAGCTGCGCAACGGCTCGATCAACAGAACGTACTCGGCGCTCGTCTCCGAGGTCGGCAGCGTCGTGCGCAGAGCCTCCAGCGCCGAGGCGATCCAGCAGTCGCTCGTCGACAACATCGACGACCGCCGCCAGAGCGTGCAGGGCGTCTCCCCCGACGAGGAGATGACGAACATGATCCGCTTCCAGCGCGGCTACCAGGCGTCGGCGCGGACGATGTCGACGCTCGACGAGATGCTCGACACGCTGATCAACCGGACCGGACGGGTGGGACTCTAG
- the flgN gene encoding flagellar export chaperone FlgN, with translation MSATALPHGGTGLPVDPLLTNDVVAHLDAQITSAARLLEIAMAQAAAIAERDVDAVVRQITAFQAELERRTRIEDERARLLARAGAALRLSPAEVTITRITLLMGPAEAQIAASRSAELQGLLSELSARHASNQALMRQELAFLDHLLNLIEPVTALGYEQGGGRNTMPAAPLPGHHALDLHA, from the coding sequence GTGAGCGCCACCGCTCTCCCGCACGGCGGCACCGGCCTGCCGGTCGACCCGCTGCTGACCAACGACGTGGTCGCCCACCTCGACGCGCAGATCACCTCCGCCGCACGCCTGCTGGAGATCGCGATGGCACAGGCCGCCGCGATCGCCGAGCGCGACGTCGACGCGGTCGTGCGCCAGATCACCGCGTTCCAGGCAGAGCTGGAGCGACGCACTCGGATCGAGGACGAGCGCGCACGGCTGCTCGCACGCGCCGGGGCCGCGCTGCGGCTGTCGCCGGCCGAAGTGACGATCACGCGGATCACGCTGCTGATGGGCCCCGCCGAGGCGCAGATCGCGGCGTCCCGCAGCGCCGAGCTGCAGGGGCTGCTGTCCGAGCTGTCCGCTCGTCACGCCTCCAACCAGGCGCTGATGCGGCAGGAGCTCGCCTTCCTCGACCACCTGCTGAACCTGATCGAACCCGTCACCGCGCTCGGCTACGAGCAGGGCGGCGGGCGCAACACCATGCCGGCGGCGCCGCTGCCGGGTCACCACGCCCTCGACCTTCACGCCTGA
- the flgL gene encoding flagellar hook-associated protein FlgL: MRITAQMTARTTVRDLQGDLAQLSQLQRKMSSGKEITKPSDDPYGTGRALGLHGEVAGLQQYQKNVDDGTAWLNASDTALGKIGDAINRVRELLIRVGTDSAGQAARDAAASEVDQLIETIKQEANIQYAGRYVFAGTATDRQPYQLLGPDTFNGNTDRIQREIGPGVELDVNTDISGLFGNGQAAGDNRLLDTLRDIADNMRAGRGDDLRGTDIARLDANVDVLNGIRADVGARTNRMEIADGRLSSLEENSIELLSKVEDADTVKTLIEYTTQQAAYNMALRAGSNVVQNSLMDFLR, from the coding sequence ATGCGCATCACCGCACAGATGACGGCCCGGACGACCGTCCGGGATCTGCAGGGCGACCTCGCCCAGCTCTCGCAGCTGCAGCGCAAGATGTCGTCGGGCAAGGAGATCACGAAGCCGTCCGACGACCCGTACGGGACCGGCCGGGCGCTCGGGCTGCACGGCGAGGTCGCCGGGCTGCAGCAGTACCAGAAGAACGTCGACGACGGGACCGCCTGGCTGAACGCGAGCGACACCGCGCTCGGCAAGATCGGCGACGCGATCAACCGCGTCCGCGAGCTGCTGATCCGCGTCGGCACCGACTCCGCCGGCCAGGCCGCGCGCGACGCCGCCGCCTCCGAGGTCGACCAGCTGATCGAGACGATCAAGCAGGAGGCGAACATCCAGTACGCCGGCCGCTACGTCTTCGCGGGCACCGCGACCGACAGACAGCCTTACCAGCTGCTCGGCCCGGACACGTTCAACGGCAACACCGACAGAATTCAGCGCGAGATCGGGCCGGGCGTCGAGCTCGACGTCAACACCGACATCTCGGGCCTCTTCGGCAACGGCCAGGCCGCGGGCGACAACAGACTGCTCGACACCCTGCGCGACATCGCCGACAACATGCGCGCGGGCAGAGGCGACGACCTGCGCGGCACCGACATCGCCCGCCTCGACGCGAACGTCGACGTCCTCAACGGGATCCGCGCCGACGTCGGCGCGCGCACGAACCGGATGGAGATCGCCGACGGCCGTCTCAGCAGCCTCGAGGAGAACTCGATCGAGCTGCTGTCGAAGGTCGAGGACGCCGACACGGTCAAGACGCTGATCGAGTACACGACGCAGCAGGCCGCGTACAACATGGCGCTGCGGGCGGGCTCGAACGTCGTGCAGAATTCCCTGATGGACTTCCTCCGCTAG
- the csrA gene encoding carbon storage regulator CsrA yields MLIITRRPGEKIVLGDDITVTVMEVSGQTVRLGIDAPKELPIYREEIWAAVKRENQAAATAADMPKLPERPPSARSE; encoded by the coding sequence GTGCTGATCATCACCCGGAGGCCGGGCGAGAAGATCGTCCTGGGCGACGACATCACGGTGACGGTGATGGAGGTCAGCGGCCAGACCGTGCGCCTCGGCATCGACGCGCCGAAGGAGCTGCCGATCTACCGCGAGGAGATCTGGGCCGCCGTCAAGCGGGAGAACCAGGCCGCCGCGACCGCCGCCGACATGCCGAAGCTGCCCGAGCGGCCGCCGTCGGCCAGAAGCGAGTGA
- the fliW gene encoding flagellar assembly protein FliW, which translates to MPLTIDSTRFGQIEVEPDSVIEFPHGLIGFESRRFALVARETDADFLWLHSLEDPALAVPVTDPRRFFSGYSVELADEERERLGLAEPTATDIYVTVRASDQLEGFTANLRAPIVISAGRGHQVINQAAEAPLRAPLFGELAEEAANAAGRAA; encoded by the coding sequence TTGCCGCTCACGATCGACAGCACGCGCTTCGGGCAGATCGAGGTCGAGCCCGACAGCGTGATCGAGTTCCCGCACGGACTGATCGGCTTCGAGAGCCGGCGCTTCGCGCTCGTCGCGCGCGAGACCGACGCCGACTTCCTCTGGCTGCACTCGCTGGAGGACCCCGCGCTGGCCGTCCCGGTGACCGATCCGCGCCGCTTCTTCAGCGGCTATTCCGTCGAGCTCGCCGACGAGGAGCGCGAGCGGCTCGGCCTGGCGGAGCCCACCGCGACCGACATCTATGTCACCGTTCGGGCAAGCGACCAGCTCGAGGGCTTCACGGCGAACCTGCGCGCACCGATCGTCATCTCCGCGGGCCGCGGCCACCAGGTCATCAACCAGGCGGCCGAGGCCCCGCTGCGAGCGCCGCTCTTCGGCGAGCTCGCGGAGGAGGCGGCGAACGCCGCGGGACGCGCCGCCTGA